The genomic DNA TGTATATTCATTTCATGATTTATACATTGTGTTATCCATGATAAGCGTGAGTTGAGGCTGATTTTTTCAGGAAAGCCAATCAAAAAGAAATGACAAAGCATCAACATCTGTTTGCGATGCTGATCAGGACAATTGTCCTCAGGTTGTTCCAAATGTCAAGATATTATCATGAAGAGCTGAAACGTGGCTTATGCCTCACTGTATTTAGACTGAGTGACGCATACAACAGGCAATCTTCTGACTGCATGACAGAATCATCCTGATGCACTTTTGAGGAAGGCAGCTTTCAGGATGAACGTTGCTGGATGGGAACCGTGCTCAGCAACCGGAGCACTTCACTTTGCTGATCGGTGGGAATCAGGCACACATAACCCTCAATGGGATTCGGATGAATCTGAATCACCAGCAGCACATGGCTCTGTCTTTCTGCAGCCAGGTTGAGGATGGCCTGCTCCAGGATGTCCTGCTGCATGCTGGCGGTGCGCAGGTCCGGGAGGTGCAGACCCAGTTTTTCATGTGCGATCTTGCACAGGTCCTGCCCGAAAAACCCATCCCCCTGAGGCCCAAAAGTGTAGGTGAGGTCTGCCAGGGCCTGAAGGGACCGGGCAAGGCTTCTGGGGACATCATCGAGATGGAAGGTGGGCAGTCTGGGGTGTTCCATAAGGATTTGTTACATTTATGACGAACAAAGTCCGCATGGTGTCAGTTATAAGGCACACTCTGCCTTCATATTGTGCGATTTAAGCAAGAATTCACTTCATGAAAAGGGCTTTGAAGGCAGCTCGGCTTCCTGCACAACCCAGGGCCTGAGGGTCCCACGGTTGCGGCCCGAATGTTTGCTGCAGTACATGGCCTGATCTGCTGCCTGGATCAGGCCCTGGGCCGTGATGGCATCTTCCCGGGTGGCCTGCACCCCTCCCACACTGAGGGTGACATGGGGGGCCACCTCCGAAAAGGCATGGGGCAGGGCAAGTTGCAAGAGTTGTTCCCTGAGTCGCTGGCTGAGGTGCGAAAGCTGCTCCAGAGAGGTGTTGGGCAGGATCACTGCGAATTCCTCACCTCCATAACGGGCGACCACATCCCCTGCCCGTCTGAAGGTGTCCTGCAAGAGCCGGGCCACCTGTTTCAGGCACAGGTCACCTTGCGGGTGACCGTAGTGGTCGTTGTAACGCTTGAAGAAATCGATGTCACAGAGCAGCAGGCCAAGGGGCTTTTCACTGCGGGGCAGCCTGCGAACCTCCTGTTCAAGGCGTTCATCAAAGTGCCTGCGGTTGAAAATGCCCGTCAGACCATCCCGGATGGTCAATTCCTGAAGCTGTTCATTGGCCCGTGCGAGTTCATGGGTTCTCTCTCGAATGCGCACTTCAAGTTCCTCATTGGCCTTGCGAAGCTCCTCAGCCTGTGCACGATTGCGCAAGTCCAGTTCCCTGTTGGTGAGGGTCAAACCGGTGCGGTCCACCAGGGTTTGCAAGGTGGATTGTTCCTCTGCACTGAAAGGGCCTGTCTGGGGCGAACGCCACACGGTCACCACGCCTCTTTTGATGCCATGCAACACCAGTGGCAGGTCGCAGCGATGCCAGTCTGGTGTTGGGGATTCATTTGTGCAGTCAGACGTCAGGCGCTCTGAGGGGAAAATTTCCACAACACAGAACCCCTGCAGAATTTCCGCAGTGTGGTGGGTCATGGCCTGCAGCAGCGCAGGGTGTTCCATTTCAGGCTGGGCGAGGATCAACATGAAGCGGTCCAGGCCTTCCATGCGTCTGAGACGGTCCAGGCGGTCAAACTCTATTTTTTTTCGTTCCGTGATGTCCCTCCAGAACAGCAGGGCGTGGTCCTCACCCACAGCAACCATGCGGCTTTCCACACTGCGCTGACCGAGTTCAGGGTGACACAGCTGCAATTCCTGGGTTTGCATGCCATCCCCGGACAGCACCCAGCTGAGGGCTTCGGCGAGGCGGGTTTCGTCCTGCACGAACTGGGTGACCTTCTGTCCCAGCAGGGTGGATGCGCGAATGGCCCAGCGGGTCTGCTCACCAATGTTGACATCCAGGATGGTGCTGTCGCGGGTCACCCGGAACACCACATCGGGCAGGGCGTCCAGGATGGCCTGGTTGCGGGCTTCAGAGATTTCCATGGCCTGCTGGATTTTCAGGTGCTGCACCTGCTGGGCCCGGATCTGCTGCACACTCATCCGGTACATCTGCAAGATGCTCAGGGCCATCAGGAAGTACGTCAGCAGGGAGAGGATCAGCACCAGTCCTGCATGTTGTGGGGCCACCTCAATGCCAGCGACCTGCAGCAGCAGCACAGCAGCGAGTGCAGAAAACCCCAGTGCGAACAGACCCTGAGGCTTGCCCAGCAGAACAGTGGCTCCAGTCACCACCAGAGGCCAGCCTGCCAGCAGGGGCGAATTGAGCCCTCCTGCATGCCACGCCAGAAAGGCAATGCTTCCCCACAGGCCAGAGAGTGCGGTGAGGCTCAGCCAGTAAGGGCGCACGTTTCTGCACCACTGGTGAACCGTGTACAGGGCCACCAGATGCAGCACCAAAGGCAGCCACCAGAGCACATGCATGCCGCGTGAAAGGCTCTGCAGCAGGATCAAGCACAGCAGCACACCAGAGCACAGCAGCACCATTCGCTGCGAGAGCAGTTCTTCCTGGTGCAGGACCTCAGCCCTGTCCACCCCGGGTCACCCTTTCTTGTTGAAACAGGGCTGCATTGAGTGTGCGCTCCAGCAGGGCCTCTGCCTGATCTGCCGGGAGAGGCCTGGAGAAAAGGTAGCCTTGCAAGTACTCGCAACCGGCTTCGGTGAGCCACTCCTGCTGTTCTTTCTCCTCCACTCCTTCTGCCACCACCGTCATGCCGAGGTTGTGGGCCATGGTGATGATGGTGCGCACCAGTTCCAGGCACTTGGTGTCCTGCAGCATGCGCTGAATGAAAGAGCGGTCAATTTTCAGGGTGGAGGCCTGGAATTCCTGCAGGTAGCCCAGAGACGAGTAACCCGTTCCAAAATCATCAATGTGCAGGCAAATGCCCAGCTGTTGCAACATGCGGATGTTTTCCAGCACAATGCTGTCCCGCTGGAGCAGCAGGCTTTCGGTGATCTCCAGGTGCAGAAGGCGGGCAGGAAGCCCGGTGTTTTGCAGGATTTCTTTGATGGCAGGCAGCAGGTCCGCCCGGCTGAACTGGATGGTGCTGAGGTTGGCACTGACGGAGATGCCAGGTTCCTCAGGCCAGCTTCTGTTCCAGCAGGCAACCTGCCTGCAGGCCGCTTCCAGCACCTGGCGGTCGAGCTCAATGATCCACCCGGACTCCTCGGCAACAGGAATGAAAGCAGCAGGGCTCACAAAACCGCGCTGGGGGTGAATCCAGCGGGCCAGCGCCTCAAACCCATCAATTCTGCCCGTGCAGAGGTTCAGAATGGGCTGGTAGTGCACCCCAAGTCCACGCTGCATCAGGACTTCCCGCAGGTCGGATTCCAGACGGGTGCGGTCACTGACCTGTTCGTGCATGTGCACTTCAAAGAGTCGGCTCTGTCCTCCACCCAGCTTTTTGGCCTCGTACATGGCAATGTCGGCGTCCCGGAGCAGTTCTTCCGGGTGGGTGTAACGGGCGTCCCCTCGCACCATGCCCACACTGACCGTGGTCTGGATGTGCTGCCCACCAATCCAGCAGGGCTGGGAGAGTTCCCGCTGAAGCCGGATCACCACCTCCTG from Deinococcus cellulosilyticus NBRC 106333 = KACC 11606 includes the following:
- a CDS encoding GGDEF domain-containing protein, which translates into the protein MDRAEVLHQEELLSQRMVLLCSGVLLCLILLQSLSRGMHVLWWLPLVLHLVALYTVHQWCRNVRPYWLSLTALSGLWGSIAFLAWHAGGLNSPLLAGWPLVVTGATVLLGKPQGLFALGFSALAAVLLLQVAGIEVAPQHAGLVLILSLLTYFLMALSILQMYRMSVQQIRAQQVQHLKIQQAMEISEARNQAILDALPDVVFRVTRDSTILDVNIGEQTRWAIRASTLLGQKVTQFVQDETRLAEALSWVLSGDGMQTQELQLCHPELGQRSVESRMVAVGEDHALLFWRDITERKKIEFDRLDRLRRMEGLDRFMLILAQPEMEHPALLQAMTHHTAEILQGFCVVEIFPSERLTSDCTNESPTPDWHRCDLPLVLHGIKRGVVTVWRSPQTGPFSAEEQSTLQTLVDRTGLTLTNRELDLRNRAQAEELRKANEELEVRIRERTHELARANEQLQELTIRDGLTGIFNRRHFDERLEQEVRRLPRSEKPLGLLLCDIDFFKRYNDHYGHPQGDLCLKQVARLLQDTFRRAGDVVARYGGEEFAVILPNTSLEQLSHLSQRLREQLLQLALPHAFSEVAPHVTLSVGGVQATREDAITAQGLIQAADQAMYCSKHSGRNRGTLRPWVVQEAELPSKPFS